The nucleotide window CGGAATGGCCGTGGGTGATCAGCGCGCGCGCGACCGGCTGCAGCGGGTCGATATGAAAGCCGCCCGCGGGGCAGAACAGACCGGCTTCGGTCGGGAACAGGATGGAATCGGCGCGCATGACCCGAAGATGTAGAACATTTCGTGAAAATCAAGCCGGGGACAGCGGCCGGCCCTCGAAGATCGTCTCCATCGAGAAAACGCCGGTGACGCGTTCCAGATCCATGTCGGCGATCAGCCGCTTGTAAAGCGCGTCATAGCCCGCCATGCCGCCCACCACCGCCTTGGCCATATAGTCCCATTCGCCGCCGATGCGATGGAACTCGGTGATCTGCGGCAGCGATTCGATGCGGGCGCGGAAACGCCGCGCCCAGGCGTCGTCGTGATGGCGGGTGCGGATCATGATGAACACCGTCAGCCCCAGTCCCAGCGCCGCCGCGTCGATGACCGCACGACTGCCTTGCAGCACCCCGGCCTTGGTCAACCGCTGCAAGCGCCGCCAGCAGGCATTCTGCGACAGGCCCACCCGCTCGGCCAGCTCGCGCTGCGACAGGGCGGCATCGCGCTGCAGCAGCGCCAAAAGACGGTTGTCAATTTCGTCCATTGAAAGATATTTACCGTTCATTTGACAACCTATAACTGGAATATCTGTAGATATTCAGAATGATTTCTCGCTGTCGACGGGTCAAGATGGTCGCATGACCAAGAGGAACCCGATGCCGCCTTTCGACAGCTATCTTGCCCGGCTGGGCGACAACCCGCTGCAGAAGATCCATGATGGCGTGATCGGCCGCGACGCGGTGATCGACGGACCCTTCGGGCCGCGGCGGATGATCTATGCCGATTACATCGCCTCGGGTCGGGCGCTGCGGCCCATCGAGGACTGGGTGATGGAAAACGTCCTGCCCTGGTATGCCAACAGCCATACCGAGGCCAGCCATTGCGGCGGCGCCATGACCCGGCTGCGCCGCGCGGCGCGCGAGGCGATCGGGTTCTGCACCCATGCCGGCCCGGACCATGCGGTGATCTTCACCGGCTCGGGCGCCACGCAGGGCATCAACCGGCTGGTGCATCTGCTGGCCGCCGGACCGGGGACCACGGTGCTGATCGGGCCCTACGAGCATCACTCGAACATCCTGCCCTGGCGCGAAAGCGGCGCCGAGGTGGTGACGATCCCCGAGGCCGCGACCGGCGGCCCGGACCTGGCGGCTTTGCGGCAGACGCTGGCGCGCGCAGCCGGGCCGGTGATCGGCAGTTTCTCGGCCGCCTCGAATGTCACCGGCACGCTGACCGACGTGGCCGAGGTCACGCGCATCCTGAAGGCGGCGGGGGCCAGGGCGG belongs to Paracoccus sp. TOH and includes:
- a CDS encoding Lrp/AsnC family transcriptional regulator: MNGKYLSMDEIDNRLLALLQRDAALSQRELAERVGLSQNACWRRLQRLTKAGVLQGSRAVIDAAALGLGLTVFIMIRTRHHDDAWARRFRARIESLPQITEFHRIGGEWDYMAKAVVGGMAGYDALYKRLIADMDLERVTGVFSMETIFEGRPLSPA